A stretch of DNA from Microcebus murinus isolate Inina chromosome 17, M.murinus_Inina_mat1.0, whole genome shotgun sequence:
TTATTTGAGGGAAAGTAAAATGGACAACAAACTAGAATTATTGCAAAGAGTACACTGACAGTATAAAAAATGATCTGCTCCTTGAAATCATAGCAGTGGGCCTGACTTCACTCCCTTCACCAGTGATTGTTCCATCTATACTTTCAGTGtggcaggaaaaaataaacccCAGTTTCCTTATTTTGGAACAATGACTATGAAGCTGAACTCAATTGCTAAAAAGCTCCAGATTTCTGGTGGGAGataaactttgagaaaataaaggcCCAGGtagtaacttgcccaacatcacacTGTCAGTTTTTGGTAGAATTAGTAAATTTGTTAGAATTAAGACTAACACTTGAATCTCTTAATTCTAATGGTGTCTTTGTAGCTTCTAAATGATACCACACAGGGTTTTTTAAGGTCTTCCTCTGCCCCGAGTCTTTTAAATACTCACaaaggccggacgcggtggcgcgcacctgtagtcccagctactcgggaggctgagatgggaggatcgcttgagcccaggagttctgggctgtagtgcgctatgccgatcgggtgtccgcactaagttcggcatcaatatggtgacctcccgggagcgggggaccaccaggttgcctaaggaggggtgaaccggcccaggtcggaaacggagcaggtcaaaactccgtgctgatcagtagtgggatcgcgcctgtgaatagccactacactccaggagcctgggcaacatagcgagaccccgtctctaaaaaaaaaaaaaaaaaaaatactcacaaAGATCTTTTTTGAACTCATGGTATTTGATAATCATGCACCATCCTAGgagttatttttcattattgtcGCACATTATTTTAACTTTAGAGTAATTCCTCTGGAATGAAAACTATGACTCATTTCATAGAGTAAACCAATCATCTCATTTCTTTATAGTTGCTTCCCCAACTGTATTTTAAGCTCCTTGAAGATAGAACACATGCCTTAAATTTCTTAACTAGTTTTCAGCAGTAATGGTGTTTGATACATGTTAGTGTATGTAGTTAACCAATCATACTAAGGTTGGTGAAATGACGTACTGAATGAGCTAAAGAAGAGTTCTGTGTAATACCATTCACAGTACTGACTCACCCAAAAaaaaccaccttttttttttaacttctaaaaactatttcatttgcaaattaaaaaaatgcatgattaaaagaaaagaaaattcatcagAATTCAAAAAACATATATTACTTGACACCCAAAGCTAAGCATTTTGGAAAGTTATCTAGAGGACCACCAGGTTTAGTAATAGAAGATtttgtggattaaaaaaatcagttatgtCAACCATTTGACCTATAATTCTCATCAGTTCCTTTGTTCTTAAAATAGCTAACATTACTTCATCGTTAGGAGAAGACAATGTTGTCACATAAAACAGACTATATTTAAAGATGTCCTTTGGCCTGCAAAGACATGACATGCCTCACATTAAAGAGAGGGAGGCTAGTAAATGTGTGCCACTTATTGGGTCTCAACCACCCACCCCAAGTCCTTGAGTACATTTAAGAGTTGAAGGAATAATATACTCCATAACTCCTTTTAGTTTTTAAGACAACATTTAGAATAGAGGGGAAAAGTATAACTCTATGTAGTTTAGATAATAATGGGATTTACTACCCTCAAAAAGAGTTACAGAATGAAAACAGCATTCTGGAATGGCTTAAATAAGTCATTAAAGGTAGCCTCCTAAAAGATGATTAAAGGATTCTAGGAAATTTGGGGAGAGTATATATCATGATTTCTGGGTTGTGTAGGGTATATCTTTCCAACAACACATTCCAGTCCATTGCCATAAAGTGCTATATTGGATGGACTGGAATTTGTGACTACCCTTTGTGGAATTTCCTACTAAAATCTGAAAACAGATTTAGCTTAAAAAATTTGAGGCAGAgctttttctaattatttccatAATTGTATTTAGTCTGGGGGAAGTGGTTATAATGAAGAAAGAATGtaagaaataacttttttaaatacATGGGAAACATTATATTCTTAGGGTCACTTTAGAGTGCTGAGATCTAGGTAGTAGTTCATTCTTTGCAGTccacagatttatttttagagcaatggCATAGTGTTATGCCACATCATAGCTAAATGTTGTTTTCAGGACGTAAGCATTAAAATTGTTATCCTGGTCACAGTGAAATCAGTAGTGCCTATTTTAGACCTGCTTGGAAGAATATAACTCAATACAGTGTCTCTTACTCTTGCTGCTTAGAGATTTTGCAGACTACCATCGCCACCTCAACTCTGAAGGATGGTAGGGTAGAATTTTATTATCTGTTAACTATGGAATTTTTAACCTCAAGCAAATTGTTAATAgtcttttaaagattaaatgttgaaagaaaaattgccttttcattttagatattattagacattctttttatttttatgttaaattttacaGGGGTAAATTTAGGTTATTAGAGAGCAAAGGTAGTTTCTATGACTCTTAAgatgttttctaaacttttaagacTAAATGGCTTTAAAAAGTTTTGCTCTGATTTCTCTTTAGCGGTCTTAGGTATTTCAGGTGATTTTAGTGTGACTCAAATGCAAGAAGCTGGTTTGGATATAGTGCAATgtctataaaaattatagataaattaacttcagttttttaattgttttccattAGCCTTTCAGCAAATGTTTCTTGAACTGCTTTGAGCCTAGAAGAGAGGGTACAATAAGAAATGTTAGTTGGATATGGAAGAACAATATTTGGCAATAGAGACTAGGAGATGAAGACCTGTTCCTCAGTCCTCTTTCCTACTTCTTTGCCTTTCTGTCCACCAAAGGATGAGAGAGCTAATTTAGGCTAGGGCTGCAGAATGGTGGACCTCTTGAAGATGAATTAGTACTACTCAATACCCCCATAGCACTGAAGTATAGAACCTGGTACTTTTCCCAGGTACCTAAGGTTTTTTTGctgcttgtctttttattgtgaTTAAACCAGCAGATTTGGTTATTGGTTGCATAGTTAGGCTGTATAGCAGTACTGGGGATATGTAATCTTGTTGTGAGCTTTGAATTAAAGTTGGTTGTagtttggaatttgaaattagtGATGTACTGTGTATAAAACATCACAACTATAAGGGTAAGTGAACCCAAAGCACAGgtctaaattttctcttttagtttgGTTCTGTAAGTAATGGTTATTTTTACCAAGTGATATTGTCCTGCTGAAGACACATCTCTGAGCACCTCAACATGAAATGTTGattgtttacttttgttgatcATTGTTTTGATTCATACTTAAGTAATCTTAGATGTTGATTGAGTTTTCCTTGTATTTCCTTTCCTAATTAGGATTTAACCGCCGCCATGTCTAGTAAAAGGGCAAAGACCAAGACCACCAAGAAGCGCCCTCAGCGCGCAACATCCAATGTATTTGCCATGTTTGACCAGTCACAGATTCAGGAGTTCAAAGAGGCCTTCAACATGATTGATCAGAACAGAGATGGCTTCATTGACAAGGAAGATTTGCATGATATGCTTGCCTCACTAGGTAATACTcagttttaataatattaatgtattGCATAGAATTTCCACAgtgcttttcatatttatttcatgaGTCATAAAGCTCTGTGAAGTCTGTCTAATGAGTCTGCTAAGGTTTAAGTAAAGTCTGGAGCATTGTTTCCCACTAACTACATGCAGATGCCTGGCCCTGTCTCACGATTGGGCTGGAGgccttgtgtgtctgtgtgcgtgggTAAAAATACTGATCTTGATTGTGAAAGCAGTATTATTCCTTCTAACATCCCAGTGGAATATCATACAATCTCCAGACTCTTAATTTAGGCCTTGTTCGTTAAGAAGACTTTTTTCCCAAATAGTTTTGCAATCATGAATGCAAACAGCAAGCTGTATGAATGATAACCTTTCTTGCCAAAATGTTTATCATTAATAGTTGATGtatataataatgtaattaaaattattaccCTCTTTTTTATTTAGGGAAAAATCCAACGGATGAGTACCTGGATACCATGATGAATGAGGCTCCAGGCCCCATCAATTTCACTATGTTCCTCACCATGTTTGGTGAGAAGTTAAATGGCACAGACCCAGAGGATGTCATCAGAAATGCTTTTGCTTGCTTTGATGAAGAAGCAACTGGTAAGTGAGAATAACCTGTAATtacaaaatgatttaatttttagttgTAGAAACTAAAATATACAGTAACTCGAAATATAGCATACCACCCTAAGGTTTGTACTACACCTAGTTATTTGAACACGGTTCTCTTCTGGCATGCTTTGCTGCCTCtgcctttaaatattaatagtttactaTTGAATAGGTTGTATTTGAAACCTCTTTGGGAAACTTGTATTACTTCTTTACTAGAATGTTAACTCCTCAAGGGTTACGCTCAGGatatatctgttgaataaataacttttacCAGAGGAATTTTGGATAAAGTATAAATTGTTAAAGACCATAGCTATAACATGGTACAGTTCTATGTTTGTTTACCAGGTATCTCTTAGCTCTAAATAAAATTGTTTGATATCTCACCTCTGTGTTAAAATAAACCAAGTAGAGCttaggctctggaatcagactggctggtttcaaattcctctTCTGCCACATAATAGCTGTGTAATTTGGGGCAACTTAACtttctctaagcctctgttttcttatttgtaaaatggacgGTAATAttacctacctcacaggattgttaggattaaatgaggaaatgaggtAATATACATAAAGTGTATACTGCCTGGCATAGAGTTAACTGTtagacaaaaatgtaaatatataaagacCTGATATTTGGGGAGATGTGTATATAAGAGAAAacatataaggaaatattttctatgattCCCAACTCACATGGCATAGCCAAATGTTTTTAGGGAAGGAAGGCACACCCTTTGATTTCCTGCATTACTTGGACTAGTTTAAATACTGAGTGGTTGTCAGGACCTGCTGATAAAAGCATAATCTCACTTACGCTTTAAAGGTTCCCCACATGTACATGTTAGTTACTTgagaaaccttttaaaaataccaataccAGATAATAAATCGGGTGACATCCGATCCTTATAGGCAGGCAGGCTTTATGAGAACCCTGGTGTCAAAAAACCCAGAGTAAAAACAAATCTTTTGGCTTCCCCCACTACTCACCGCCACTCTTGGCACAGTCTCTGTGACACAGTTGatgctcaaatatttatttcatgtttttgtaCGTGCTAGGCCTGGCCATATTTGTTATTACATAATTAGATTTGTAAGCatcaaaaatctcatttttacatatgagaaaactggaGTCAGAGGTAAAGTGAAATGCCCAAAATAACAGCTTGTTAAAACTGGGCCTCAAGACTCCAGTATTCTTTCCACGAAGGTACTTTATTGATATTTATGATATGGTGTTGGTTTTAGTGTGGCAGGGGACTGTTACTTGCTTGTAGAATGGGTGTAACTTTGTATGCTGCTTTAGGGAACTGTCAGGTTTAGATTCCTTAACcatactttttattacttttgtttggGCACAGGTTTAGTCCCTGTTATCAAGAGATCAGAAGATGGATGCAGAGGCAGATTGATAGAGCAGAGTAATGCTACTAAGTAGCTGGGTATTTTTCTAGGCAACTATCTACTGATGCTGCCTTAAGCAATGGAAACACcctgtattttgtatatttgcatGTTTATAGTTTTTAACATCCAAAACATGCTAAGTCAAGTATAGATATTCCTTGTAATTGATCCTCAGAGTAGTATATATTCTGACCACCAGTTCTTTGTTCTCCAGGCACCATTCAGGAAGATTACCTGAGAGAGCTGCTGACAACCATGGGAGATcggtttacagatgaggaagtggaTGAGCTATACAGAGAAGCCCCCATTGACAAAAAGGGGAATTTCAATTACATCGAGTTCACCCGCATCCTTAAACATGGAGCCAAAGACAAAGATGACTGAAAAGAACTTCAGATCCCAGCCAAACGTTCCTTGTTGCCACTTTGGGTATTTCTGAGATTTTCTCTTAGAGCCTATTGCATGCCCTTAGCTTTACAGCTTTTGCTTTTCCTGTTGTATTTATTCTCAGCCATTTTGGGCATATGTATCTTTATAATCAGACTGGAAATGGgactttttatcattttcagaatagaaaataCGGTAATTTAACTTACCAGCTCCTATACCCCAAATAACTGCAGTCTACAGagtcaatatattttttcagagaaagtTATTCACTCAATTTTTTCTGAACTATAATTAAACTTTACAATAAAATACTTGTTTAAACTTCTTATTTGCTAAAATTGGTTTCTGTTAGTTTTAGTTAAGAcctctgccttcctttctccAGTTTACCTAACAATCCTGTCTCCTCTACTCCTGTTCATTCTTTATCTTCCCAAGGAAATTCAGTTGCCCTGATCAGGTTTCTTacaatttgttttcaatttttaaaataatatcctttAGAATTTGCATGTATGTGATAGTTTGGTAGCTTTAAGTCCTTACGTTTAACATCCTGCCAACATTTccactttaaaatttgtacattatttcatgtcatttaaaattagaCCAGACCACTGcgtgtaattttaatttttccattttaaacctATTTTAGCCCCAAAGGTTCTGTGGAATGCTACCAAAAGAGATTTTTATGTTGTATTTCTAAGTGTTGGAAATAcaacacagtattttttaaattatatatagtttttctttatcacAACAATCCCTACTGAAAGATCATGTTTGTTTATACAGAAGTTCACTATGAGTCCATGTATGAATTTTGGACATTCCTGACTTGCCCACAAACAAAACAGCTGAAGCTACATGCCTGGGAAAGTGAGGTCATTGTTTCTATCCTAAAAATAACTTTTGCTATTTGCAGAATGCAAAACTATTTCAGAGTTAATTAGGGAGTGGTAGACAGCTTCATTCTTAGGGCTTCAAAAATCTGACTCTCAAAGGGCTTTAGAATTCTGACTGTAAGATTCATGAGtttaaaaagatttgaaatgttgGGGGAAAAGGTGGTTGAAAAGAGTTGCCTACGAAGATGAGTAGTTGACAATTACTCTAATAACTTCAAGTTTTATGCTGCTATTAACAAGACTATCCTTGAACAAAACTATTACCTCATTCAGTAAACAATTCAGAATGCCTTCTAGGCAGCACGCCTTTGCCCTCCGTAGGATAGGTGAGCTAGATCCTTTAACCTGGTACGGTCAATTATATAGAACAGGAGCAAAAGGACTAGTAGAAACTAGTCCTTGCCATCTTCAAGATTAGAATCTTAGAACCTCtttaattctttatcttttatttgttcttGAATTTCATTCAGTGCTTAAGCAAAATACTTTTTCCAGGCTATGTCTGTGGTGGTAAAGTCTTGTTTGTTGAACTGAATTTTCatttcaacagaaaaaattaCCACCTCTGCTTTGTTAAGTCTCTAGTGAAGAATTAATAACACTGTTTCCACTACAGATAATAAAAGGTACTACTAAAATTATCTCTTTCATTGTACCCATTTCCATTTCAGAAAACTGCTCAAAGAATCATGCCTTCTTTAGGAACGTTCATGATCTACCCTGAATGAAATAAATCTCCTAATTTAGTAATAGCATTCTCTGCTTAGTGAACTAGGCTTTGCTTAAACAAGAATGATTGCCAGTAAAAAGGTGAACATGTTTTCTCTCACAGTGAGTTTGACTGAAAAATCAGTctctaaataaaatttccatgatGAAAGTCTTACTTGAACAAACTATTTCAAGTTTTGATGAAACCAAACTAATGAAGGCAGCATCCTTATCTACCTGCTTATGATTGATTATACAGCTATTTGGACTTAGGCCAAAATTTTATTTGATCAAGGAACCTATGACTTGAGAGCAGGAACTGAATGCtcttgggaaaaaagaaagaaggccagaccataaaagaaaagtaaaagcaaattcTGAGAAGGAACCATTTTTAACAAAGTGTAAGGAGAGGAAGGACAGCAAGAGGTATGACACCTGGACTTCAGGATCAGATAAAAGATGATAACAGGGTTTGGAGAGGTGAAGAGAGCCACAAAGACAGTGATAAGGCCATTATATTTGGCAAGTCATTAGTTATATTTCCTAGAAGTGTTAGTTGGAGTTTTGAGTGTAGAAACCATAGTGCAGCACAGGATAGTGGATAATGCCTGTTTGGGAGTCAGGCAGACCTGTATTTAAATCTCAGTTTTTCCAACCTGAGCAccagagatcctgtctctacaaaatacaaaaaagataagccaggtgtggtgattcattcctatagtcccagctacttgggaggctaagtaaggcaggaggattgcttgagcccaggagtttgaggctgtagtgagctgtggtCGTGTCACTAcagtctagcccaggccacagagtgaaaccctaatatattccatttttttgCTACATCATGGCATTTATAACTCAAGGAAGTTGTTTAACCTCCCTTggcctatttattcatttttgaaaagcaaGTAATGCTATCGATTCATAATAGGAACATAATATATAAAGCAGCATTTGTGTGATTAAGAGCAGCATGGGTTTGGAGGCATACTTGGTTAAGTGAATTGTACCATTAGTTCACTAGCTCTGTGTCCTTGAACTGATTATTCTTAAGTGAGTTTC
This window harbors:
- the LOC105860934 gene encoding myosin regulatory light polypeptide 9 isoform X1; translation: MDLTAAMSSKRAKTKTTKKRPQRATSNVFAMFDQSQIQEFKEAFNMIDQNRDGFIDKEDLHDMLASLGKNPTDEYLDTMMNEAPGPINFTMFLTMFGEKLNGTDPEDVIRNAFACFDEEATGTIQEDYLRELLTTMGDRFTDEEVDELYREAPIDKKGNFNYIEFTRILKHGAKDKDD
- the LOC105860934 gene encoding myosin regulatory light polypeptide 9 isoform X2, with amino-acid sequence MSSKRAKTKTTKKRPQRATSNVFAMFDQSQIQEFKEAFNMIDQNRDGFIDKEDLHDMLASLGKNPTDEYLDTMMNEAPGPINFTMFLTMFGEKLNGTDPEDVIRNAFACFDEEATGTIQEDYLRELLTTMGDRFTDEEVDELYREAPIDKKGNFNYIEFTRILKHGAKDKDD